TGGTTAGGGTGGTGGTTGAGAGACTTGGTCTTTAAACTCTAACCTGTTTTAGAATTTTTGTAAAACCTATTGGCTTAATGCCCAGTTAACCTCAGATTAACCAACAGTCCATTCACCAAACCCTCTGATTTAACTGTCACTAGTCTTGGGAGAGTGGATGGATGTGATTGGACAGTAATTGGACAGATGTGTAGGAGGAGCAAGTAGGATGTTGCCTGTTGTGAGTTATTGTGTGTCTAGGTAGTTAAATTAGCCTACTACTGGCCTATACCAGGAGTTATTCCTGACCAGGTCACAGTCAGGAAAAGCTCTTGGCCCTAATAGTTTGAGAATAGATCAgtgtaatatttttttatttgaacctttttatttaactaggcaagtcagttaataagaacaaattgttatttacaatgacggcctaccggggaacagtgggttaactgccttgttcaggggcagagcgacagattAGGCTAGTTTAGGTATGAATCATTAATTTATTCTGTTTTGCTAAGGTCATCTTACCACGGAAGCAAATTGTCAGTGAAGTGTTATCTTTTGGAACTGTGATTGTCATTCGTCCCCGTTCAATGACATGAGTTAACTCAGGCCAGAGAGGGTGTTGTCAGGAGtcgtctgtttttttttttcaatttattGACTCGTCGAAATGTTAAAACGTGTTTTTCCATATATAGTCACACCCATTGCTGCatgtccagtcatgtgaaacccctagattagggcctaatgaatttctttcaattgactggtttccttatgtactgtaagtcagtaaaatctttgaaattgttgcatgttgtttatttttgttcagtatatatgtaggctactgaggttggctgatgctttaagcacacagtgattaaataattaagacacagcAATGAatcaagagggagccagagatagcctgtaaaaacagactttgtttacttgctgtttgatgTGAAGAAAAAATACTTTcagaagctccacagctcattattggtggtgagttaagacaatcagaaatattATCAGATCGTCAAATGGACACATTTATAAGCCTACATTTGcatgcaggccaggtagcctaggcctacttctatgcgtgtccttactcaacatttaCAGAAGCGCTCCATACAAAACACAATGACTAAATTGACAACTTGCAAACAgaataaaataaatcaaaatgTTGGCTGCATGTAATTTCAagtcaaaatgtatttttcacatgtgctgaatacaacaggtagaccttactgtgaaatgcttacttacatgcccttaaccaacacagcAGTTTTAACAATATAGAgttaaaatatttacaaaatcaaCTGAAGTGtagaagaaaagaaagaaagttacacaataaaatatcaaggggctatatacagggggtaccggtatagagtcaatgtggaggctatatacaggaggtaccggtatagagtcaatgtggaggctatatacagggggtaccggtacagagtcaatgtgaaggctatatacagggggtaccggtacagagtcaatgtggaggctatatacaggaggtaccggtatagagtcaatgtggaggctatatacaggaggtaccggtacagagtcaatgtggaggctatatacaggaggtaccggtacagagtcaatgtggaggctatatacagggggtaccggtacagagtcaatgtggaggctatatacagggggtaccggtgcagagtcaatgtgcgggggtacaggttagccgaggtaatatgtacatgtaggtaagggtaaagtgactacacacagataataaacagcgagtagcagcagtttaAAAACTGTGGGGTGTGTCAATTccaatagtccgggtggccattttctgtgcggtagcagagagaacagtctgacttgggtgactggagcctTTACCATTTCTTTGGGCCTTCCTCAGACACCGCCTagcatataggtcctggatggcaggaagcttggccccagtgatgtcctgggctgtacgcactaccctatgtagtgccttattgtcagatgccgagcagttgccataccaggcggtaatgcaaccggtcaggatgctctcgatggtgcagctgtataactttttgaggatcaggGGGCCCATGCCTtatcttttcattctcctgagggggaaaagtgttgtaatgccctcttcacgactgccttggtgtgtttggaccatgatagtttgttggtgatgtggacaccaaggaacttaactctctACCCGTTCCACTACACTCCCTTCGATGTGAATGAGGTGCGTTTGGccatccttttcctgtagtccacgatcatctcctttgtcttgctcacgttgagggagaggttgttgtcctgggacCACACTgcaaggtctctgacctccttcctataggctgtctcatcgttgtctgtgatcacgcctaccaccgttgtgttgtcagcaaacgtaataatggtgttggagtcgtgcttagccatgcagtcgtgggtaaacagggagtacaggagggaactgagcacgTGCCCCTGAGgatccccagtgttgaggatcagcatggcagatgttgctacctaccctcgccacctggggggcggcccatcagtaagtttaggatccagttgcagagggaggtgtttaatcccagggtccttagcttagtgatgagctttatgggcactatggtgttgaatgctgagctgtagtcaatgaacagcattctcacataggtgttcctttggtccaggtgggaaagggcagtgtggattgtgtcatctatggatctgttggggcggtaggctaattggagtgggtctatggtttctgggatgatggtgttctgagccatgaccagcctttcaaatcacttcatggctactgacgtgagtgctacgagtcggtagtcattttggcaggttaccttcgctttcttgggcacagggaatatggtggtatgcttgaaacatgtagctattacagactcggtcagggacaggttgtaaatgtcagtgaagacacttgcaagttggtccgtgcatgctcggagtacacgtcctggtaatccgtctggccctgcggccttgtgcatgttgacttgtttaaaggttttgtGATCACACAcactccgtagccgatgtggCTAAAACCGTTGTTccgtcgtccggaacagctggtgctgtcATGCATGCTTTAGGGTTTCTTGCCTCGacgcgagcataaaaggcatttaacccatctggtaggctcgcctcactgggcagctcgcggctgggtttcccttttgtCCTTAATAGTTTGCAACCCCCGCCACATCTGACAAGCGTTAGAGCTGGTGTAGtagaattcaatcttagtcctgtattgacgctttgtctgtttgatggttcgtctgaggacaTAGCTAGATTCCTTATAAGCGCCCGGATTAGTGTCCTGGGGCCGGATTCACAAAACTTTACTTACGAAAAAACGTAAGAAGTTTCTTAACTTATCAACTTAATATTTTTTTCCTTAAGTTTGTCAATGCAATTCCTCAATGTTCTTAGGAACTTCGTAAATATCTTATGTGACAATGACATTAGTGAAGTGCTTGAAACCAATAAAAAAGCCTATGTGACAGGGATGATCGGATttggttattttgttatttttcacACACAGCCATCAGACTAGCTATATCAAAATTGGATAACCAAGAAAAGAGATTGAAGTGATGGTGCAGGAAATGGCAGCCAGAAAAAGGTTGCTTTTGGGGAGACTTGATAACTGCGGGGTCACTGAAGACACCAAAAAGAAAGCATGTGCGGGAGTGGCCGAGTCTGTCTCTGCCGTCGGGGGTATGGCAAAGGACAGTGACGCCGTAAAAAATAAGTGGTCTGACATCAAGTCGGCTGCTAAGAAGGGATCTGAGAGACCGTTAATGTGGACCAGCTGGAGGACAAGGGGTCATCCATTATAGTGATGGTGGTAGAGAGAATGCGCAACCGGTAAGTTATctactttagctagctaacgtgtaAAGACATTATAGCCAaaatagctaacgttaacgtCATTAGCTAAGTTAGCCAAGTTCTTCTTTGCAAATTGACGAGATAGCGCTAGGTATTTAACACTTCTAGAATATTGTAATATATTCttaattgctagctagctagataatgcaTGTTTAATTTGTTTTCTTGCTGTATTTAAATATCCGGTAGCCACCTGTCTGGCGCAAGAAAACATTCATGTTTACAAAAGTATCCATTCATTTCAAGACAAGGGTTTAGCTGTCCTAAAGTTAAGTAAATTTCGAAGAAATCCTAAAGCATTATTTTCAAGAATCCCAATTCTTCTTAACTTTTTTTTAGTAAGAAACttactaaaaaaaaaaaacatttccaataaCTCTATTGAGGAATAGCAACTTTGCTTAACTTATCTGCCATTTTTCCTTAACTATAGACTTAAGAAATGTCTTCTTAAAAACGTTTCGTGAAGAAACGGCctctgctccttgaaagcggcagctctagcctttagcacggtgcggatgttgcctgtaatccatggcttctggttggggtatgtatgtacggtcactgcggggacgacatcatcgatgcacttattgatgaagtcagTGACtaatgtggtatactcctcaatgccatcggaagaatcacgaaacatattccagtctgtgcttgcaaaacagtcctgtatcttagcatctgcttcatctgaccactttcttattgacagagtcactggtgcgtcctgctttagtttttgcttggaatcaggaggatagaattatggtcagatttgccaaatggagggcagggagagctttgtacgcatctctgtgtgtggagtaaaggtggtctagaggtttttTCCCCCTgcgcatttaacatgctggtagatatTGGGTAAAATGGATTTGAATTTGGTTCTGAATCAGTCATTAAAGAACATGTTTGaactttatatttaaaaaaacaaaaatgccATGCTgtccaattttatttattttttgaagtaccgtgatatgatattttgaccatatcgcccagccctagtgtgactgtgtgagacTTTAGTAGCGAGATGTGCTCCCCTCGCCCTGCATCTGACTGACTGTTAGACTACAATTACAGGAGCAGGGTGAGGGAGAGGGCAGGAGCACAGAAACCATACAGCCTCCggttcactacacacacacacacacacacaaacccctccccccttacacacacacgcgcacacacacaaagggaccttatgtaaaatgtatttaatatattCAAGTTGGAAAGTGAAAATCTAGGTTAGCTCTAGCCCTGAGGTTGATGTGGACTTTCCCCCTCGCCCTCCTGGGGAAAATGACTAAGTTATGTTGTTGAAGTACACCAAAAAATACCAAAAAACACAGATTGATTGAGTTTTCTTGCAGAAAAATTCTTACCATCCCCAGGGCATGGTGTGTGATGTCAGAGGTCGTTGTAGATTCTCGGAAGTCGGAAATCCTATCTTCTGCCTGGCCTTTAATGTGTGGTCATGTAGGCCGTTGATGAAATACAACATCTAAGGTAATTTGTCATGTGCACGGGAGACAGCTGgggtaaacggtacagtgaaatgcttacgtccTGAACTTTATCAACGGTGCAGAGTACATGTAAAGTAGCAAAGATAAGCGATCAGTAGATGAATAGAACTGTAACAGAGCACAACATGGAGGAAGCTATAGTAGATCTTCAACCAGGTGACCTTACAGCCCACTACCAGTGTTGGACCAGGTGACCCCACAGCCCACTACCAGTGTTGTACCAGGTGACCCTACAGCCCACTACCAGTGTTGGACCGGGTGACCCCACAGCCCACTACCAGTGTTGGACCAGGTGACACCACAGCCCACTACCAGTGTTGGACCAGGTGACCCTACAGCCCACTACCAGTGTTGGACCAGGTGACCTTACAGCCCACTACCCGTGTTGGACCAGGTGACCTTACAGCCCACTACCAGTGTTGGACCAGGTGACCCCACAGCCCACTACCAGTGTTGGACCGGGTGACCCCACAGCCCACTACCAGTGTTGGACCAGGTGACCTTACAGCCCACTACCAGTGTTGGACCGGGTGACCCCACAGCCCACTACCAGTGTTGGACCAGGTGACCTTACAGCCCACTACCCGTGTTGGACCAGGTGACCCCACAGCCCACTACCAGTGTTGTACCAGGTGACCTTACAGCCCACTACCAGTGTTGGACCAGGTGACCTTACAGCCCACTACCCGTGTTGGACCAGGTGACCTTACAGCCCACTACCAGTGTTGGACCAGGTGACCCCACAGCCCACTACCAGTGTTGTACCAGGTGACCCTACAGCCCACTACCAGTGTTGGACCAGGTGACCCTACAGCCCACTACCAGTGTTGGACCAGGTGACCTTACAGCCCACTACCCGTGTTGGACCAGGTGACCTTACAGCCCACTACCAGTGTTGGACCAGGTGACCTTACAGCCCACTACCAGTGTTGGACCAGGTGACCCCACAGCCCACTATCAGTGTTGGACCAGGTGACCCTACAGCCCACTACCAGTGTTGGACCGGGTGACCCCACAGCCCACTACCAGTGTTGGACCAGGTGACCCCACAGCCCACTACCAGTGTTGGACCGGGTGACCTTACAGCCCACTACCAGTGTTGGACCAGGTGACCCCACAGCCCACTACCAGTGTTGAACCGGGTGACCTTACAGCCCACTACCAGTGTTGGACCAGGAGACCCTACAGCCCACTACCAGTGTTGGACCAGGTGACCCTACAGCCCACTACCAGTGTTGGACCAGGTGACCTTACAGCCCACTACCAGTGTTGGACCAGGTGACCTTACAGTCCACTACCAGTGTTGGACCAGGTGACCCTACAGCCCACTACCAGTGTTGGACCAGGTGACCTTACAGCCCACTACCAGTGTTGAACCGGGTGACCTTACAGCCCACTACCAGTGTTGGACCGGGTGACCCTACAGCCCACTACCAGTGTTGGACCAGGTGACCCTACAGCCCACTACCAGTGTTGGACCAGGTGACCTTACAGCCCACTACCAGTGTTGGACCGGGTGACCCTACAGCCCACTACCAGTGTTGGACCGGGTGACCTTACAGCCCACTACCAGTGTTGGACCGGGTGACCTTACATCCCACTACCAGTGTTGGACCAGGTGACCCTACAGCCCACTACCAGTGTTGGACCAGGTGACCTTACAGCCCACTACCAGTGTTGGACCAGGTGACCCCACAGCCCACTACCAGTGTTGGACCGGGTGACCTTACAGCCCACTACCAGTGTTGGACCAGGTGACCTTACAGCCCACTACCAGTGTTGGACCGGGTGACCCCACAGCCCACTACCAGTGTTGGACCAGGTGACCCCACAGCCCACTACCAGTGTTGGACCAGGTGACCCTACAGCCCACTACCAGTGTTGGACCGGGTGACCCTACAGCCCAGTACCCGTGTTGGACCGGGTGACCCCACAGCACACTACCAGTGTTGGATCCTCTCACTCTGGATACATTCCAGTAGTTTGCCTCTAccaagagagagtggggagggggcgcaagagagagtggagagggggcgcaagagagagtggagaggagggcaCAAGGCGAGGAGGGCACACAGAGCAGAAGCTGCTTAGGACTTTGAGATGCACCCCCTGCTTCtctcaaaaatataaacacatcatgcaacaatttaaattattttactgtgttacagttAATTATTAGGAAAtcgatggatttcacatgactgggcagggccacagccaatcagaattagtttttccccacaaaagggctttattacagacagaaataatcctcaatttcatcagctgtctgggtgtctgctctaagacaatcccacaggtgaagaagccggatgtggagttcCTGGGTTAGCGTCTGCGGTtgaatgtactgccaaattctttaaaacaacgtttgttgcagcttatggtagagagagaaattaacatttgattatctggcaacagctcctgtgtacatttctgcagtcagcatgccaattgcacactccctcaacttgagacatctgtggcattgtgttgtctgacacaactgcacattttggagtaggctttttattgtccctgaacacaaggtgcacctatgtattCATCATGCtgttcagcttcttgatatgccgcaGCTGTCTggaggatggattatcttggcaaaggagaacttctcactaacagggatgtcaacAAATATGTACACAACAttagagagaaataagctttttgcgcATGGCTTTTTATTTCATGCTCCTGAATCATGgaaacactttatatgttgcgttttatatttttgttcagtgtacattatTAGTCTGAGTCTAACTATATTCAGCCTTATTTCCAGTTGGAtttgaatgtctctctctctcacacacacacacacacactcacacacacacacacacacacacacacacacacacacacacacacacacacagagaccaggCTTTCCAGCTGTGGAAGTGGGCTGGGCAGAATACACACTtgctcagacacacacatggtCGGGTCAATGCAGGTCGTCTGAACCACCGCTACAGTTAATGTCCTGACACTAAGGTTTCCATTAGATTAGACACAGTTCATATAAGAGTAAGGGCCAGTGTGTGGTTGGTGCTATATATGGAGCAGCAATATTGTCGTAGTACAGAAGTCACAGATCACAGTCcaacgtgtgtttgtgtgggaaCAGAAGATGATCCGTCAGATGTTAACAGATAACATGGTTAACGTCCTCGGTGGCGTAGCAGTATTGGATTGGGTTATTCACACACAGTcacgtgtgtgtgagtgagagagacaccgGGGGGGACTAGGGGAGTGCGGAGGGTGATGAGGAGGATTGGGGGAGAGCGCTGGGGGGAGGAGGACTGGGAGGGAGGGGACTGGGGGAGTGAGAGGGGTGAGTACTAGGGGAGCGTGTGGAGGGGTGAGGACTGGGGGAGCGCGTGGGGGGGTGAGACTAGGGGAGGATGAGGACTGGGGGAGCGCGTGTGGGAGGATGAGGACTGGGGGAGCGCGTGTGGGAGGATGAGGACTGGGGGAGCGCGTGTGGGAGGATGAGGACTGGGGGAGCGCATGGTGGAGGATGAGGACTGGGGGAGGATGAGCGCTGGTGGAGGatgaggactgggggggggggcgtgcgGGGGAGGATGAGCGCTGGTGGAGGATGAGGACTGGGGGAGCTGGATTGGGGGAGCACGACTGGGGAGGATGGCGACTGGGGGAAGCGCGACTGGGGGGAGCACGACTGGGGAGGATGGCGACTGGGGGAAGCGCGACTGGGGGGAGCACGACTGGGGAGGATGGCGACTGGGGGAAGCGCGACTGGGGAGGATGGCGACTGGGGGAAGCGCGACTGGGGAGGATGGCGACTGGGGGAAGCGCGACTGGGGAGGATGGCGACTGGGGGAAGCGCGACTGGGGAGGATGGCGACTGGGGGAAGCGCGACTGGGGAGGATGGCGACTGGGGGAAGCGCGCGGGGGAGGATGAGGACTGGGGGAAGCGCGCGGGGGAGGATGAGGACTGGGGGAAGCGCGCGGGGGAGGATGAGGACTGGGGGAAGCGCGCGGGGGAGGATGAGGACTGGGGGAAGCGCGCGGGGGAGGATGAGGACTGGGGGAAGCGCGCGGGGGAGGATGAGGACTGGGGGAAGCGCGCGGGGGAGGATGAGGACTGGGGGAAGCGCGCGGGGGAGGATGAGGACTGGGGGAAGCGCGCGGGGGAGGATGAGGACTGGGGGGGGGCGTGCGGGGGAGGATGAGGACTGGGGGGGGCGTGCGGGGGAGGATGAGCGCTGGTGGAGGATGAGGACTGGGGGAGCACGACTGGGGAGGATGGCGACTGGGGGAAGCGCGACTGGGGGGAGCACGACTGGGGAGGATGGCGACTGGGGGAAGCGCGACTGGGGAGGATGGCGACTGGGGAGGATGGCGACTGGGGGAAGCGCGACTGGGGAGGATGGCGACTGGGGGAAGCGCGACTGGGGAGGATGGCGACTGGGGGAAGCGCGACTGGGGAGGATGGCGACTGGGGGAAGCGCGACTGGGGAGGATGAGGACTGGGGGAAGCGCGCGTGGGAGGATGAGGACTGGGGGAAGCGCGCGGGGGAGGATGAGGACTGGGGGAAGCGCGCGGGGGAGGATGAGGACTGGGGGAAGCGCGCGGGGGAGGATGAGGACTGGGGGAAGCGCGCGGGGGAGGATGAGGACTGGGGGAAGCGCGCGGGGGAGGATGAGGACTGGGGGAAGCGCGCGGGGGAGGATGAGGACTGGGGGAAGCGCGCGGGGGAGGATGAGGACTGGGGGAAGCGCGCGGGGGAGGATGAGGACTGGGGGAGCGCGCGGGGGAGGATGAGGACTGGGGGAGCGCGTGTGGGAGGATGAGGACTGGGGGAGCGCGTGTGGGAGGATGAGGACTGGGGGAGCGCGTGTGGGAGGATGAGGACTGGGGGAAGCGCATGGTGGAGGATGAGGACTGGGGTAGGATGAGCGCTGGTGGAGGATGAGGACTGGGGGGGGGCGTGCGGGGGAGGATGAGCGCTGGTGGAGGATGAGGACTGGGGGAGCTGGATTGGGGGAGCACGACTGGGGAGGATGGCGACTGGGGGAAGCACGACTGGGGGGAGCACGACTGGGGAGGATGGCGACTGGGGGAAGCGCGACTGGGGGGAGCACGACTGGGGAGGATGGCGACTGGGGGAAGCGCGACTGGGGAGGATGGCGACTGGGGGAAGCGCGACTGGGGGGAGCACGACTGGGGAGGATGGCGACTGGGGGAAGCGCGACTGGGGAGGATGGCGACTGGGGGAAGCGCGACTGGGGGAAGCGCGACTGGGGAGGATGAGGACTGGGGGAAGCGCGACTGGGGAGGATGAGGACTGGGGGAAGCGCG
This window of the Salvelinus fontinalis isolate EN_2023a chromosome 28, ASM2944872v1, whole genome shotgun sequence genome carries:
- the LOC129825780 gene encoding uncharacterized protein LOC129825780 — its product is MIFAQWYSVTDDLRRWYSVTDDLRPVSSSSPARSPSIPPPPPHPGPPTPVRSPSPRPPTQPSSSSPRHAPPSPPPPGTLPPVLLPQSHSPSPPPPPPRAPLSTPLSRAPLVLLLPGTLPQHSSSSSSPRSSYPRALPQSSSSHPALLLLPPARSPQSSSPRHAPPSPPPPVTLPQSSSSSPARSSSPARSPSPYPHPRASPSPPPPHAPPPPVLPPARSPSPYPPPPRFPQSSSTPTRSPQSSSSPASFPQSCSPNPAPPVPPPAPPVLILPRALPPVVLPQSSSPSPPPRSPSPHPPPRASPSSHPPPRASPVVILPRALPPVVILPPALPPVVILPPARFPQSSSSPPRASPSRHPPPRALPPVVILPPARFPQSSSSPPRFPQSSSSPPRFPQSSSSPRAPPSRHPPPRASPSRAPPIQLPQSPCALPPVLILPRALPPVLILPRALPPVLILPRALPPVLILPRALPPVLILPRALPPVLILPSRASPSPHPPQSRFPQSSSSPVALPPVLILPSRASPSRASPSRHPPQSRFPQSPSSPVVLPPVALPPVAILPSRASPSRHPPQSCSPQSRFPQSPSSPVVLPPVVLPPVAILPSRAPPIQLPQSSSSTSAHPPPHAPPQSSSSTSAHPTPVLILHHALPPVLILPHALPQSSSSHTRSPSPHPPTRAPPVLILPRALPQSSSSPARFPQSSSSPARFPQSSSSPARFPQSSSSPARFPQSSSSPARFPQSSSSPARFPQSSSSPARFPQSSSSPARFPQSSSSHARFPQSSSSPSRFPQSPSSPVAILPSRASPSRHPPQSCSPQSRFPQSPSSPVVLPQSSSSTSAHPPPHAPPSPHPPPHAPPQSSSSPARFPQSSSSPARFPQSSSSPARFPQSSSSPARFPQSSSSPARFPQSSSSPARFPQSSSSPARFPQSSSSPARFPQSSSSPARFPQSPSSPVALPPVAILPSRASPSRHPPQSRFPQSPSSPVALPPVAILPSRASPSRHPPQSCSPQSRFPQSPSSPVVLPPVALPPVAILPSRAPPIQLPQSSSSTSAHPPPHAPPPSPHPPPALILPQSSSSTMRSPSPHPPTRAPPVLILPHALPQSSSSHTRSPSPHPPLVSPPHALPQSSPLHTLP